A DNA window from Daucus carota subsp. sativus chromosome 3, DH1 v3.0, whole genome shotgun sequence contains the following coding sequences:
- the LOC108213096 gene encoding anthocyanidin 3-O-galactosyltransferase F3GT1 produces MGSTNLEPHVAVLVFPFATHAGLLFGLVQRLAKAAPNVKFTFFNTAKSNHSLFTNISSVASNVIPYDVYDGVEEGYVFTGKPQEDINLFLAVAADEFRRGLEKAVVDSGRQITCLVADAFLWFSCDLAQEIGVPWVPLWTSGACSLSTHIYTDLIRQTIGFDGIEGRMDEKLNFIPGYSNLRLGDLPGGVVFGNLESPFSVMLHKMGQILPRADVLAMNSFEELDPGLMKDLSSKFKKILNVGPFNLTSPPASQYSDEYGCLPWLDKRNPKSVAYIGFGTVAMLPPNEIAELAEALESSGTPFVWSLKDHSKKHLPEGFLERTRESGKIVAWAPQVQVLSHNAVGIVITHGGWNSVLESIAAGVPLICRPFFGDHAINTWMVENVWKIGVRISGGVFTKKGTADALEQVLLRQKGKELNQQITLLKDLAFKAVGPNGSSSLNFTELVKVITV; encoded by the exons ATGGGGAGTACAAATCTGGAACCCCACGTCGCGGTTCTTGTTTTTCCATTTGCCACCCACGCTGGTCTGCTCTTTGGCCTCGTGCAGCGTCTGGCTAAGGCTGCTCCTAATGTCAAGTTCACATTTTTTAACACGGCCAAGTCCAACCATTCGTTGTTTACAAATATATCAAGTGTTGCTAGCAATGTTATACCTTATGATGTGTATGATGGCGTGGAGGAGGGGTATGTGTTCACGGGGAAGCCACAAGAGGATATTAACTTGTTCCTGGCTGTGGCAGCGGATGAGTTTCGACGAGGCTTGGAGAAGGCAGTTGTTGATTCTGGGAGGCAGATCACTTGTTTGGTTGCAGATGCATTTTTGTGGTTTTCTTGTGATTTGGCACAAGAGATTGGTGTGCCATGGGTGCCGCTTTGGACTTCCGGGGCTTGCTCTCTTTCGACTCACATATATACTGATCTTATTAGGCAAACTATCGGATTTGATG GAATTGAAGGACGTATGGATGAGAAGCTGAACTTCATTCCTGGATATTCTAATTTAAGACTAGGTGACTTGCCTGGTGGAGTGGTGTTTGGAAATCTAGAGTCTCCTTTTTCTGTAATGCTACATAAAATGGGACAAATATTACCCCGAGCAGATGTTCTGGCGATGAACTCATTCGAGGAACTAGACCCTGGCCTTATGAAAGATCTGAGTTCAAAGTTCAAAAAGATTCTCAATGTAGGCCCTTTTAACCTTACATCACCACCAGCATCACAATACTCAGATGAATATGGTTGCCTACCATGGCTAGACAAGCGTAATCCCAAGTCGGTGGCCTATATAGGCTTCGGGACTGTGGCCATGCTTCCTCCAAATGAGATAGCTGAATTGGCTGAAGCTCTGGAATCAAGTGGGACTCCATTTGTTTGGTCACTGAAAGATCATTCCAAGAAACATTTACCAGAAGGGTTTTTGGAAAGGACACGAGAAAGCGGAAAAATTGTGGCATGGGCACCCCAAGTGCAAGTTCTGTCACATAATGCTGTGGGAATTGTTATAACGCATGGGGGATGGAACTCGGTGCTGGAGAGCATTGCAGCTGGCGTGCCGCTCATCTGCAGACCCTTCTTCGGAGATCATGCAATAAACACATGGATGGTTGAGAATGTATGGAAAATTGGTGTGCGAATTAGTGGCGGTGTTTTCACCAAAAAGGGAACTGCAGATGCCCTTGAACAAGTTTTGTTGCGACAGAAAGGGAAAGAACTCAATCAACAAATTACATTACTCAAGGATCTTGCATTCAAGGCAGTTGGACCTAATGGTAGCTCATCTCTAAATTTTACAGAGCTAGTAAAAGTGATTACTGTCTGA